The Flavobacterium psychrotrophum region TTGCGATTTCAATTCCTTAAAAGTGCCATGCTATAGTCCTTTTAAAAAGGCAACTTTTAATATTTTTTTAATTGGGCTACATGAATTAGCCCAACACTACAACGTTATAGATTGGTGCAAATTAATTGAAGATTTGAGGTTGTGGCAGGGGGTAAAATTTAAATAATAGGGGGATATTATTTACGAAACTTAAAATAACAGACGTATTTACTGGGATAAAGAGCATTTAAGTGTAAAACAGACACATTTAATTTGAGGTTGTGGTAAGTTTAGGATATTTGTTAAATAAAAAAGTCTGCCGGCATAGTTGCCGGCAGACTTCATTATAAACTATCATTTTTGATATTAAATATTCTGGTCTTTTATAATCTTTAAATCTTTATTAAAAGAGCTTCTGTACTTTTTTATATATACAGATGGCGTCATTCCAAAAAGTGCTACAAATTGCTGCCTGAAATATTTTTGGTCTTCGAGGCCCACACGGGTGCTTGCCTGGGCTATGGTAATATTAGATTCGGTAAGCATTAAGTAAGCGGCCCTTCTTAAACGTACTGCACGTATAAAGGCATTTAAAGACTGCCCTGAAATCATGTTTATTTTATCATAAAGCATACGATAACTTAAACCCATTAGTTTAGAAAACTCCTGAGCTGTAAAATCATTATTCTCTATGTTTTTTTCAATAATCTCGATACAATCCTGAAGGAATTTTTGATATTCAAGCGGAACTTTAAGCTTATTTTCCTGTAATGTTATATTGTTAAGAAAATATGCCCTTAAATCGTCTCTTCTTTTTATTAAGCGTGCGGCCTTAGCCAGTAAAATGTCACTATCAAACGGTTTGGTAATATAATCATCTGCTCCTTCAATAATACCTTCAACCTGAGTTTGGTTATTAGTAGTTCCTGTTAGCAAAATTATAGGGATGTGGCTTAGCTCCTTATCATTTTTAACTGCCTTGCAAAGTTCCAGCCCCGAAAGGCCATCCATTTGAATATCCGATATTATAAGGTCTGGCAATTGTTTGCGAGCAATTTCTAAGCCATCTTCACCATTCATGGCGCTATATAAAATATACCTGTTAGAGAAAAGTTGTTTAAGGTAATCTAATAGTTCTGTATCATCATCAATTAATAACACAGACTTTTTATCACTTAACAGCATTGATTCTGATTGTGGGTTGTCATTAACATCTTCAAGATCAATATCTGATTTATTTTCTAACTCATGAGGCATAAGTTCAATTAAAAGCTCAGACATTTTGTTAGGACCCGGGTGGGTAATAACTTCATTATCGACTTGTATAGATTTATTAAGTAATACAGTAAAGGTTGTACCCTTGTTTGCTATACTGCTAAATACAACATTACCCTTGTGTTGTTCCACAAAATACTTTACTACATACAGCCCCACGCCAAAGCCTGTACCCATTGTAGAAAAACGGTCTCTCCTAAATTTATCAAACACAAAAGGTTTTTCACTCTCGGTTATACCTACACCGGTATCTTTAACATTAATTAGTACCTTATCGTCTGATTCTTCCAGAGATAATGTGACTGCCCCATCCTTTGGCGTATATTTAATAGCATTTGAAACTAAATTAAATATTACGATTTCTATTTTTTCGTAGTCAGCATATATCTCTATATTATTTTCGGAGTTTGTGAAGTGATAGTTAAGCCTTTTTTCTTTTGCTAAATTTACAAAACATAAAAACACTTCGTTAAGCAGTATGTTTATGCTAAATTTAGATAGTTTAGGTTCGTAAGCATCACTTTCAGCTTTTTTAAATAACAAAAGCTGGTCTACCAGGCTTAGTAGCCTTTTAGCATTCCTGTAGGCTACATGCATCTCTGACGATAAACTGTCATCATTTTTGATTACAGCATTTTTAAGTAATATTTTTTTTAGAGGATTTACAATTAAAGACAAGGGAGTTCTAAATTCATGAGTAATATATGTAAACATAGCGCGTTGCCTTTCAGAAAGTTCTTTTTCTCGGTCGCGCTCCATATTTGCTTTGTTAATCTTTAATTTTATTTGGTGCCTGTTCTTACTGTATCTTATATAGCCTGTAATTATGCCTGCTCCAACAAATATATATATTAAATATGCCCACCATGTTCTATACCAAGGTGGTAAAATTTTAATTTCTATTAAATCGTATGCTTTATCCCAGCCTCCTCTAAGGTTAGTGCCTTTTACACTAAAAATGTAATCGCCTTCCGGAAGTTTAGTATAATTTGCTGTTTTTGATTTGCCGGAATAATACCAGCTTTTATCTCTGCCTTTAATTTGATAAGCATAACTAATTTTATCTCCATCGTTATAATCTAATGTTAAAAACTCAAGTGAAAATGTATTATACTCATAAGGTAGTGTTACCTGTTTTGTTTTGAATTTATTTGATGACACAGCAATTTCATCAAAATTTTCGACAGGCTTATTATTAATTTTAAAGCCCGATAGTACTATAGGTTTATTTTTATGCGCATCTTTAATATCGTTAGGATAAAATATATTAAATCCGCTTAACCCACCAAAAACAAACTCGCCACTAGACAGCTTTAACGACGCATTGTAACTAAACTGGCTGCTTTGAAGTCCGTCACGTATAGAAAAATTCCTGAAATGTTCACGTTTTGAATTAAACTGCGATAGCCCGTTAAATGTACTCATCCATAACGTACCCTGATCATCTTCTAAAATTCTGAGTATGGTGTTGCTTGGCAAACCATCCTTAAGAGTAAAACGCTTGTATTTTCCATTTTCAGGATTAAATTTTAATAATCCGCCCTCTTGTATTCCAATCCATAATTGCTTGTCTCTATCTTCATAGATACAACGAATAATGTATCCAATATTATAAATCTTATGCTTGTTTAACTTTACATCAATTTCAATAAGTTCAGTATAATTTCCGCCCCACAATTTGCCATTGGATGCAGATGTTATGCTTTGTAAATTTGCGATTGCTTTATTATAAACTTCAAACTTTTGAAGTTGTTGATTAAACAAGTATAGATAACCTGTGTTAGTAGCACATGCCCATATATTTAAAAACTTATCTTGATATACGCACCAAACGTTTTCTTCGTTACGCCCGGTATCCTCGTTATAACACGAAAAGCGCTCTGCATTTTTATGGCCAGCCTTAATTCTGCCAACACCTCCGCCCCATGTAGAAAACCAAATATTGTTATTGCTGTCTTTAATTAAACTGGTTATGCAATTGCTAAAAATCTTTTTAAAATCGGTTTGCTCAGTGTTATATAAGGTATAAGAATTATTTTTTCGGTTCCAAACCCGTAATCCTCCACCATCTGTACCTATCCAAAGGTTCTTATCATTGTCTTCACAAAACGAGAATATAAAGTCTTGTTCGGGTTTTTCCTTATCATTATCGTAACGAATAGTTTTAAAATCCTGAGTAATATTACCTTCCATCATTATCCCTCCCCGCAGTGTGGCATACCATTTGTTTCCTGACGAATCTTCAAATATATCCCATACTACATTACTCATCATATTTTTTGGATTTCCACCAGGATAATATGGATAAACAGCGTTGTTTTTCAATTCATAAATTCCATGTTTACCGCCGTCTGTTGCTAAAAGTATACGTTCATTCTTATCTTTCATTATGTTAGATATGGTAACTTTACTTTTAAAATAATTCTGCGATAATTTTTTGATTTTAGTATCAAATAAAAAAAGTCCATTATCAGTACCTAACAACAATTGTCCGTCTTTAAAACTTTGCAGGCACTTTACTTCCATACTGCATTTATATACTAATTGCAGTTTATTTGTTGCAATGTTCAATTTACAAATGCCATAATCCCTTACATATATGTACCTGTTGCCATTAGTAATTTCAGAAATAGCACTAACATTGTAAGACTCTTTTTTGCTATTGCCAAGCGGTATTATAGAACCTGTAAATGACCCGTTTTTAAAGAGAATTAAACCGTGCATTTGTGTAGCAACCAGTACAGACTTACCTGAAGATTCTATTTGATGAGTAACATTATTAAGAAGCTGTAACCCGCCTCTGTTCAAAAAATGAACTGATTTAAATTTTAGCTTGTTTTTGTTAAAAACACTAACACCTTTAGGACCTCCGGCCCAAATGTAACCATTACTGTCACTGGCAACACAATAGACTGTACTACTGGCTAATGAGTTGTGAGGTTGCAGAGAATTATTGTAAACAGTAAAAGAATAGCCATCATACATATTTAATCCGTCAAACGTACCAAACCACATAAATCCATCTTTGTCTTCACATATATTGGTAACAAGGTTGTTTGACAGCCCATTAAAAATGTTCAAAACCTGAACGGGCTGATTTTGAGAAAATGCAGAAAAATATATAAATAGTGAAAATAAACTTAAACCAAATTTTCTATTGAAAAAAAACATCATACAAAATATTTGTATTTATAATTATAAATAACACAAATTTAT contains the following coding sequences:
- a CDS encoding two-component regulator propeller domain-containing protein, coding for MNIFNGLSNNLVTNICEDKDGFMWFGTFDGLNMYDGYSFTVYNNSLQPHNSLASSTVYCVASDSNGYIWAGGPKGVSVFNKNKLKFKSVHFLNRGGLQLLNNVTHQIESSGKSVLVATQMHGLILFKNGSFTGSIIPLGNSKKESYNVSAISEITNGNRYIYVRDYGICKLNIATNKLQLVYKCSMEVKCLQSFKDGQLLLGTDNGLFLFDTKIKKLSQNYFKSKVTISNIMKDKNERILLATDGGKHGIYELKNNAVYPYYPGGNPKNMMSNVVWDIFEDSSGNKWYATLRGGIMMEGNITQDFKTIRYDNDKEKPEQDFIFSFCEDNDKNLWIGTDGGGLRVWNRKNNSYTLYNTEQTDFKKIFSNCITSLIKDSNNNIWFSTWGGGVGRIKAGHKNAERFSCYNEDTGRNEENVWCVYQDKFLNIWACATNTGYLYLFNQQLQKFEVYNKAIANLQSITSASNGKLWGGNYTELIEIDVKLNKHKIYNIGYIIRCIYEDRDKQLWIGIQEGGLLKFNPENGKYKRFTLKDGLPSNTILRILEDDQGTLWMSTFNGLSQFNSKREHFRNFSIRDGLQSSQFSYNASLKLSSGEFVFGGLSGFNIFYPNDIKDAHKNKPIVLSGFKINNKPVENFDEIAVSSNKFKTKQVTLPYEYNTFSLEFLTLDYNDGDKISYAYQIKGRDKSWYYSGKSKTANYTKLPEGDYIFSVKGTNLRGGWDKAYDLIEIKILPPWYRTWWAYLIYIFVGAGIITGYIRYSKNRHQIKLKINKANMERDREKELSERQRAMFTYITHEFRTPLSLIVNPLKKILLKNAVIKNDDSLSSEMHVAYRNAKRLLSLVDQLLLFKKAESDAYEPKLSKFSINILLNEVFLCFVNLAKEKRLNYHFTNSENNIEIYADYEKIEIVIFNLVSNAIKYTPKDGAVTLSLEESDDKVLINVKDTGVGITESEKPFVFDKFRRDRFSTMGTGFGVGLYVVKYFVEQHKGNVVFSSIANKGTTFTVLLNKSIQVDNEVITHPGPNKMSELLIELMPHELENKSDIDLEDVNDNPQSESMLLSDKKSVLLIDDDTELLDYLKQLFSNRYILYSAMNGEDGLEIARKQLPDLIISDIQMDGLSGLELCKAVKNDKELSHIPIILLTGTTNNQTQVEGIIEGADDYITKPFDSDILLAKAARLIKRRDDLRAYFLNNITLQENKLKVPLEYQKFLQDCIEIIEKNIENNDFTAQEFSKLMGLSYRMLYDKINMISGQSLNAFIRAVRLRRAAYLMLTESNITIAQASTRVGLEDQKYFRQQFVALFGMTPSVYIKKYRSSFNKDLKIIKDQNI